The sequence AGCCGCCCGTCTCGTGCTCGGAAGCCTCGGCCCTCCAGCGTCACGCCATGAGCCAGCGCCCAGGGATTGCGGGGGTTGGCTCCCTGGGTGCGGCACAGCGCGCGGAGCTGCTCGGCAGTGGCGGACGGCGCCGCCGGCGTGGCGGTGGCCAGGCCGAGCAGCAGGAGAGAGGCTGGAAGGAGCATGGCGGGGCGGGGAAGGATGCTTGTTCACTCGCGACTCGCCTGCTATTGACTGGCGAATCAATCTTTTTCCAGGAGCGACCATGGTCAACCCCTTCACCGAGGAGCATGAGGCCTTTCGCAAGACGGTGCGAGCCTGGGTCGAGAAGGAACTGACGCCCCATGCCCTGGAGTGGGATCGGGCAGGCATCTTCCCCCGCGAGGTCTTCAAGCAGGCGGGCGATCTCGGCTTCCTGGGCATCAACCACGATCCGAAGTTCGGCGGCAGCGGCCTGGACTACTGGTTCGTCACCGCGTTCTGCGAGGAGCTGACCTACACCCGCAACGCCGGCGTCAACATGGCCCTCATGGTCCAGAGCCAGATGGCCACCCCCATCATCAACGAGATCGGCACGGACGAGCAGAAGCGCGAGTTCCTCGAGCCCGCGCTCAAGGGCGAGAAGATCGCCGCCCTCGGCATCAGCGAGCCTGGGGTCGGCTCGGACGTGGCCAACATGAAGACGACGGCGCGCATCGACGGCGACGACTACGTCATCAACGGCTCGAAGATGTGGATCACCAACGGCACCCGCGCCGACTTCATTACCCTGGGTGTGCGCACGGGCGAGGCCGGCTACGGCGGCATCTCGCTGGTGACGTTCCCCACCGACGTGAAGGGCTTCTCGGTGTCCAAGAAGCTCGACAAGGTGGGCAACCTGTCCTCCGACACCGCCATCCTCTACTTCGAGGACTGCCGCATCCCTCGGCGCTACGTGCTGGGCGAGGAGAACGAGGGCTTCTACAGCATCATGACCAACTTCCAGGGCGAGCGCCTGGTGGGGGCCATCAGCACGGTGGCCGGCATGGAGCGCATGGTCGAGGACTCGCTGCGCTACGGCACCGAGCGCGAGGCCTTCGGCAGGCCCCTCATCAAGTTCCAGGTGTGGCGCCACAAGTTCGTCGAGCACCTCACCGCCATCGAGGCCGCCAAGCGCCTGACGTACCACGCGGTGGCGCTCTTCGATCAGAAGGAGAACCCCGTGAAGGAGATCTCCATGGCGAAGCTGTTCGCCGGAGATCTCGCCCAGAAGGTGGCCTACGACTGCCAGCAGTTCTTCGGCGGCATGGGCTACATCGAGGAGACGCACATCGCCCGGGCCTGGCGCGACGTGCGGCTCATCACCATCGGCGGTGGCACCTCGGAGATCATGAAGGAGATCATCTCCAAGCTGTACGGCTTCTGAGCTGCTCCCGCTCCTACGGGAACGAAGGTGTCGCGGGGGCGGGAGAGTTGCCCGACGTCCCATCCCCGATCTGGCTTCGCCGGTTGTCACCCCACGCTCGGGGAGTGCCGTCACTCCTCACCGCCAGCGAGTGGGTGCCGCCCGCGGAGATGGCCGTCACCCCGCTCAGCTCGGGCACCTGGATGGGGCTGAGGCGCGAGGTGAGCGTCCCGTCACCCAGCTGCGCATCGGAGTTGCTCCCCCATGCCCACAGGGTGCCATCGTTGCGCAGCGCCAGCGAGTAGCCCTGGCCCGCGGAGATGGCCGTCACCCCGCTCAGTCCGGGCACCTGGATGGGACTCAGGCGCTGGGTCCGCGTCCCATCGCCGAGCTGGCCGCCGCTATTGGTTCCCCAGGCCCAGACGGTGCCGTCGCTGCGCAACGCCAGGGAGTGAAAGAGTCCGGCGGAGGTGGCGATCACCCCGGTCAGCTCAGGCACCTGGATCGGCTCGAGGCGGTCCTGCGTCGTCCCATCGCCGAGCTGCCCCCGTCGGTTGTCGCCCCAGGCCCAGACAGTGCCGTCGTTGCGCACCGCCAGCGAATGGTTGGCGCCCGCGGCGATGGCCGTCACTCCCGTGAGCGCTGACACCTGGACAGGCGTGGCACGGTGAACGGTGGTTCCATCGCCGAGCTGGCCCCGGCTGTTGCTGCCCCAGGCCCAGACAGAGCCATCGCCGCGCAACGCCAGGGAGTGAAAGGACGTCGCGGCGAGAGCGGTGACACTCGTCAGCCCGGACACCTGGACCGGTGTTGGCTGGTTGAGGCCCGTTCCATCTCCGAGCGCGCCGAGCCCATTGCCGCCCCAGGCCCAGACAGTGCCGTCGCCGCGCAACGCCAGGGAGTGGCTGTTGCCCGCCGCGAGAGCCGTGACGCCGCTCAGCGCGGACACCTGGACCGGCGTGGAACGCTCGGAGTCCGTCCCATCACCGAGCTGGCCCAGGCCGTTCTCGCCCC is a genomic window of Hyalangium gracile containing:
- a CDS encoding acyl-CoA dehydrogenase family protein, with amino-acid sequence MVNPFTEEHEAFRKTVRAWVEKELTPHALEWDRAGIFPREVFKQAGDLGFLGINHDPKFGGSGLDYWFVTAFCEELTYTRNAGVNMALMVQSQMATPIINEIGTDEQKREFLEPALKGEKIAALGISEPGVGSDVANMKTTARIDGDDYVINGSKMWITNGTRADFITLGVRTGEAGYGGISLVTFPTDVKGFSVSKKLDKVGNLSSDTAILYFEDCRIPRRYVLGEENEGFYSIMTNFQGERLVGAISTVAGMERMVEDSLRYGTEREAFGRPLIKFQVWRHKFVEHLTAIEAAKRLTYHAVALFDQKENPVKEISMAKLFAGDLAQKVAYDCQQFFGGMGYIEETHIARAWRDVRLITIGGGTSEIMKEIISKLYGF